A region from the Arachis ipaensis cultivar K30076 chromosome B01, Araip1.1, whole genome shotgun sequence genome encodes:
- the LOC107617181 gene encoding protein STRUBBELIG-RECEPTOR FAMILY 1-like: MNLSGNNLSGQLPPSIANLSTLTTLHLQNNQLGGTLFVLEDLPLQNLNIENNLFSGPIPPKLLTIPEFRKDGNPFNTTIIPSPPAVAPPPAAPLATSIPFSTLQYDWI, translated from the exons AT GAATCTGTCAGGTAACAACTTGAGTGGTCAGCTACCTCCCTCGATTGCGAATTTATCAACTCTTACTACATT ACACTTGCAGAACAATCAACTTGGTGGAACCCTTTTTGTTTTGGAAGACCTCCCTCTTCAGAATCT GAATATAGAGAACAATCTATTCTCTGGGCCGATTCCTCCAAAGTTGTTGACTATTCCTGAATTCAG AAAAGATGGGAATCCCTTTAATACTACTATTATTCCCTCACCTCCAGCTGTAGCTCCTCCACCTGCAGCTCCTCTAGCTACTAGTATTCCCTTTAGTACATTGCAGTATGATTGGATTTAA